A stretch of the Duncaniella dubosii genome encodes the following:
- a CDS encoding GIN domain-containing protein has product MSAETRIVNIRQPFSELDASAGVKIVYQPGNRNNPTVKISGDSKRIANVDVRISGKTLKISPKRDQRGNRNGSQIKGVIVTVNAPMVNNIDVSSGASVRCDVPISIASRKMEFDASSGASISFAAVDCSKIELDASSGAGISIKKLKANKAELDVSSGAGISVNNVSTASIECDASSGGSIKLAGISTKGSFSASSGGSIKASGLSVRNSKVDKSIGGSIRVNSQD; this is encoded by the coding sequence TTGTCAGCTGAAACACGAATCGTCAACATACGCCAGCCGTTCTCGGAACTTGACGCAAGCGCCGGAGTAAAGATTGTTTACCAGCCGGGCAACCGCAACAACCCTACGGTTAAAATTTCAGGTGATTCAAAACGCATCGCGAATGTAGATGTCCGCATAAGCGGGAAGACACTTAAGATATCGCCCAAACGAGACCAACGCGGAAACCGCAACGGAAGCCAGATCAAAGGCGTTATCGTCACCGTAAACGCCCCTATGGTAAATAATATTGATGTATCATCGGGCGCATCTGTCAGATGCGATGTGCCGATTTCAATCGCTTCACGCAAAATGGAATTTGACGCGTCATCCGGAGCATCAATCTCATTTGCTGCTGTAGATTGCAGCAAGATTGAACTTGACGCATCTTCGGGCGCCGGAATCAGCATTAAGAAATTAAAAGCCAATAAGGCAGAACTCGACGTATCGTCAGGAGCAGGTATAAGCGTCAACAATGTTTCCACCGCCTCTATTGAATGCGACGCATCATCAGGCGGCTCTATCAAACTTGCAGGCATTTCTACCAAAGGTTCGTTCTCAGCCTCAAGCGGCGGCTCTATAAAAGCCTCAGGTCTTTCAGTCCGCAATTCGAAAGTAGACAAGTCAATCGGCGGCTCAATCCGCGTAAACTCACAGGATTAA
- a CDS encoding dicarboxylate/amino acid:cation symporter, whose translation MKKLGLLPRILIAIVLGIAIGYISPMWFARIMATFNTIFSQFLGFMIPMIIVGFVAPAIADIGGRAGKLLVVTAAIAYIATFFAGILSYLTGTLSFPSLIGGEQGMALLGDTSKVLPFFNIEMPPLMTVMTALVFAFMFGLGMAFVKGTVLRKGFDELRDIVSKTIDTAILPLLPFYIFGIFLNMTLEGQVEMILKCFVKIIVIIFILHVFILVLQYCIASLFARKNPFSMLRTMLPAYFTALGTQSSAATIPVTLRQAIKMGVSEDIAGFVIPLCATIHMSGSTLKIVACALALMIMHDQPHDLGLFCHFIGMLGITIIAAPGIPGGAIMASIGLLQSILGFDEQMVALMIALYIAMDSFGTACNVTGDGAIAAIIDRIFTPNKSITANR comes from the coding sequence ATGAAAAAACTCGGTCTGTTACCCCGGATATTAATAGCCATCGTCCTCGGCATAGCCATTGGATATATTTCCCCGATGTGGTTTGCCCGAATAATGGCCACCTTCAATACAATCTTTTCCCAGTTCCTCGGATTCATGATTCCGATGATAATAGTCGGATTCGTAGCTCCGGCAATCGCAGATATTGGCGGGCGGGCGGGCAAACTGCTCGTAGTCACGGCCGCAATAGCCTATATCGCGACATTCTTCGCAGGAATCCTCTCCTATCTCACAGGCACTCTGTCTTTCCCATCTCTTATCGGAGGAGAACAGGGAATGGCTCTGCTCGGTGACACCTCGAAAGTATTGCCGTTTTTCAATATCGAAATGCCTCCGCTAATGACCGTTATGACGGCACTTGTCTTTGCCTTTATGTTCGGACTTGGCATGGCATTTGTCAAAGGAACTGTACTTCGCAAAGGTTTTGACGAGCTACGTGACATCGTTTCGAAGACAATCGACACCGCAATTCTTCCGCTCCTCCCCTTCTATATCTTCGGAATTTTCCTGAACATGACCTTGGAAGGACAGGTCGAAATGATACTGAAATGTTTCGTAAAGATTATAGTTATCATCTTTATACTTCATGTATTCATTCTTGTGCTGCAATATTGCATCGCATCACTGTTCGCACGCAAAAACCCGTTTTCAATGTTGCGGACAATGCTTCCGGCATACTTCACAGCACTCGGGACACAATCGTCGGCTGCAACAATACCGGTAACGCTACGACAGGCCATCAAAATGGGAGTAAGCGAAGACATCGCAGGATTCGTAATTCCGCTATGCGCCACTATCCACATGAGCGGCAGCACTCTAAAAATAGTCGCATGCGCCCTCGCGCTTATGATCATGCACGACCAGCCACATGACTTGGGACTCTTCTGTCATTTCATCGGCATGCTCGGTATTACCATCATCGCAGCGCCCGGCATTCCCGGAGGAGCTATAATGGCATCTATAGGTCTGCTGCAATCAATTCTCGGATTCGACGAACAGATGGTAGCTCTAATGATCGCGCTCTACATTGCAATGGACAGTTTCGGAACTGCATGCAATGTCACCGGCGACGGCGCGATAGCTGCGATAATCGACCGCATCTTTACACCCAACAAGTCCATAACCGCCAACAGATAG
- a CDS encoding lipopolysaccharide biosynthesis protein, with translation MAENQTEEENLKVAVAHTIKWNVIDRVSSQVLYAITGIVLARMLSQEDFGLVTAILVFQAFASLFIDSGFSSALIQRKEPTRLDYSTVLWFNLGMAVVLYIILFFASPLIAQLFGGDERLIPLARVMFLSFILNASAIVQTNILMKRMEVRMVAVSNSIGLIAGSVVGIGLAVTGWGAWAMVWQTIAIGAVKSVILWLTGGWRPLWAFSSESLRSCFAVGSGVMFSSFLNTAFQNISGFIIGLKAGLVPLGYYGQADKWSKMGVMSLSQVLTASFLPLLSKVQDDPERYVRMCVKTHRFTAYLLFPAMGLLILMARPVFHTLFGTKWDPSIILFQILLGQGVFTVLMLLYRNYILGLGKAKLLVVTEIVRDVAAIVAIALVFPYIGLESPDSPVEGLKYLLCGQFVASALTWGVTLYYVIRLTNRGLREYVFDIMPYFFQTVLISILCVFIGNLDLQPLIICLLQSVTFVCLYLGGNFLMNSKIQRDAIDYLKGRL, from the coding sequence ATGGCTGAAAACCAAACTGAAGAAGAGAATCTGAAGGTTGCTGTCGCACACACTATAAAGTGGAATGTGATTGACCGTGTATCGTCGCAAGTGCTTTATGCCATAACAGGCATAGTGCTTGCGAGGATGCTTTCGCAGGAGGATTTCGGCCTTGTGACAGCAATTCTTGTATTTCAGGCTTTTGCCTCTTTGTTTATTGACAGTGGATTTTCGTCAGCTCTGATTCAGCGCAAGGAGCCTACGCGCCTCGACTATTCGACTGTTTTGTGGTTTAACCTCGGCATGGCCGTAGTGCTTTATATTATTTTGTTTTTTGCTTCACCTTTGATTGCGCAATTGTTTGGCGGGGACGAAAGGCTGATACCATTGGCGAGGGTGATGTTTCTTTCGTTCATTTTGAATGCCAGTGCGATTGTCCAGACCAACATCCTCATGAAGAGAATGGAGGTCAGGATGGTGGCTGTCAGCAATTCGATCGGACTGATTGCCGGTTCTGTTGTCGGTATCGGACTTGCTGTTACCGGCTGGGGTGCGTGGGCTATGGTGTGGCAGACAATTGCTATCGGAGCGGTTAAATCAGTGATACTATGGTTGACAGGAGGCTGGAGGCCATTGTGGGCCTTTTCGTCAGAATCTCTCAGAAGCTGTTTTGCGGTCGGTAGCGGTGTCATGTTTTCATCGTTTCTCAACACGGCGTTCCAGAATATTTCGGGATTTATCATAGGTCTGAAAGCCGGACTCGTGCCGTTAGGCTACTATGGTCAGGCTGACAAGTGGAGTAAGATGGGTGTCATGTCACTTTCGCAAGTCCTGACAGCATCCTTTCTCCCATTGCTTTCAAAGGTGCAGGATGATCCGGAGCGTTATGTCCGTATGTGTGTCAAGACTCATCGTTTCACTGCCTATCTGCTCTTCCCGGCGATGGGGCTGCTTATATTGATGGCTCGTCCTGTTTTCCACACTTTGTTCGGCACAAAATGGGATCCGTCGATAATTCTTTTTCAGATTCTTCTAGGACAGGGTGTTTTTACGGTGCTGATGTTGCTTTACCGTAATTATATATTGGGGCTTGGTAAAGCTAAACTTCTTGTCGTGACTGAAATTGTTCGTGACGTGGCAGCGATCGTCGCTATAGCATTAGTCTTCCCTTATATTGGTCTGGAATCGCCGGACTCACCGGTTGAAGGCTTGAAGTACCTGCTTTGTGGCCAGTTTGTGGCTTCGGCCCTTACATGGGGTGTGACGCTTTATTATGTCATCAGGCTTACAAATCGTGGCCTCCGAGAATATGTCTTTGATATTATGCCTTATTTCTTTCAGACAGTGCTTATTTCGATACTGTGTGTTTTTATCGGAAATCTCGATTTGCAACCATTGATTATATGCCTTTTGCAGTCTGTGACATTTGTGTGTCTGTATTTAGGAGGTAATTTCTTAATGAACTCAAAGATACAGCGTGATGCCATTGACTACCTTAAAGGTAGATTGTAG